The Dethiosulfovibrio peptidovorans genome has a segment encoding these proteins:
- a CDS encoding tRNA 2-thiocytidine(32) synthetase TtcA, with translation MIPIMSKKTRGKIGKAIHDFGMISQGNHVVVGLSGGKDSVFLLSALKSIQRWSPVSFRLSACTVDVTGGRWNVAPMTNFCERLGIPYRVVRHPIEDIMSLRDERSPCSFCANMRRGILNSTIKEMDAAVVALGHSLDDAVETALMNLFRTGRFRAFQPKLWQSNSGVTVIRPLIYLTEKAILDEVRRLELPLLPYTCPFSLKTERSRTKSLMAELQTRFPDIRQNILHALRSIDEKDRWVLEEP, from the coding sequence ATGATCCCCATTATGAGCAAAAAAACCAGAGGAAAGATTGGAAAGGCCATTCACGATTTTGGGATGATCTCTCAAGGAAATCATGTAGTGGTCGGTCTCTCGGGAGGAAAAGACAGCGTGTTTCTCTTGAGTGCCTTAAAATCCATTCAAAGATGGAGTCCCGTGTCGTTTCGGCTCTCAGCATGCACGGTGGACGTCACTGGAGGACGTTGGAACGTAGCCCCCATGACCAATTTCTGCGAGAGGTTAGGTATCCCTTATCGGGTCGTGCGCCACCCCATAGAGGATATCATGAGCCTGCGAGATGAACGATCTCCCTGCAGCTTCTGCGCCAACATGAGACGAGGAATCCTCAACAGTACCATCAAGGAAATGGACGCTGCCGTCGTAGCCCTGGGGCACAGTCTCGACGATGCCGTGGAGACTGCCCTTATGAATCTTTTTCGGACCGGTCGCTTTCGGGCCTTTCAACCTAAGCTTTGGCAGAGCAATTCAGGGGTTACGGTGATTCGTCCTCTGATCTATCTCACGGAAAAAGCCATTCTCGACGAGGTTCGACGTTTGGAGCTTCCCCTGCTCCCCTACACATGTCCCTTTTCCCTCAAAACCGAGCGCAGCCGAACCAAATCTCTCATGGCAGAGCTTCAGACTCGTTTTCCCGATATCCGGCAAAATATCCTTCACGCCCTTCGGTCCATAGACGAGAAGGATCGATGGGTGCTTGAGGAGCCTTAA